From the genome of Candidatus Poribacteria bacterium:
CTTACGATAACGTCGTAAATCGTCACCCAGATAGTGACCGCGCCGCCCAAGCCATAACCAATAAAGCGAAAATCCAAAAGGACCATTTGAAAGACAGGATCGCAGCGGAACAAACCTATAAATCTCTCATCACAGAGTATAACAACGTCGAAGGGGCGGAAGAAGCAATCGACGATGCTAGACAGGCACTTGAATCAATGGGCGCGCGTATCCCGCAGCCAGAGATCGACTCGGGCACAGCGTACGATCGCGCACAGGAGCGGCGGATGAAACGTCGTGAGCGTGATCGTCCCCGTGGTGGGGCTGAACTGAGCCCTGCGATGGGCTATGACGCATACGGGGACTCCGGTTTCGGTATAACCCCCGAAGAGGTTATAAGGGAATTCGGCAACCCTTGGGAAGGTGGAGGACACGGACGATCAGGCCAGAACGACGACGAAACACAAACGATGATTAAAGTGGTTGCAGACATCAATTTCCTTATCAAGAAATATCGAAATGCAGGGACACTGTACTTTCGTGCGATCGAAGTAGCAAAAGAGAGCCATAGAAAAATCGATCCCTATGACTATATCCGTCTATCGGTCTGCTACCGTAAAGTGGGAATGCATCAACAGGCGGTTGAAACACTGAGAGAAGGGGCGAGAAAAAATGTGATGGTGTTGGAAGCCGTTATCACCTCATCCACAAACGATTACCACGATGGAGAATACGAAAGAGTGCTTGAAGCACTTCAGCCTATCGCGGGGTTACATCGGACCAGAGATCCGGAAATCTACTGGAGACTCGGATTAACCTACAAAAAGATGGGAGATCTGTACAAAGCCGTTGAGGCCTTCGAGCGCAGCATTGCTAGTGACACGGATTACACTGATTCGATCCAAAGCCTCGCCGAAATGCTTAACTACCAACTCAAAGAGAGAGAAAGAGCAATCATCTTTCAGGACATAATCGATACTCAAGGTCATACCTGGATCGGTGAGAAAGAGCTAGGAGATATATGCTATAAATACGGTAACTACCTCCGAGCGAAATCGAAATATGAAACAGCGGTGCGCATTGCCCAACGTGAAAAAGAAAGCGGTGACATCACTCCATCTGAAAGGCGGAAACTCAATAACCAGATCTTATATGCAAAGATACATGCGGCGATGGCTGACTATCAAAACGACGGAAGCACCCAAGCACAAGAACGAATGGATGCCCTTGCTGCTGAACACCCCGACCATCCGTTGGTAGCCTACGGTCGTGGACAGATGGCATTGCTCAAGGGAGATGTCGAAACCGCGATTGCTACTTTTGAAACAACTATAGAAACAGATCCGGCTTCCGATGCCGCACCGATCGCGCTGGGCGAATACTATCTCTCACAGAAAAATCCTGATGCAGCGATAGGGGTGTGGGAAGGGGTGCTCAAGACCTATCCACAAAATCAAGGAGTCCGTCGTCGTCTTAACACCCTGAAACAGCAACGTTTGGAACAATCACGAGAGGCTGAAGCGGATGTAAATTCCGATCAGCCGGGGCGAACCGCTGCCCTGACGAAGAAAAAGCGACAGAGTTTCTTACCCGCAAGACGACGAACAATCTATCCGAAAAATCGTATCCCAAAATCGCAACTACCGTCCGCACTCTTTGTGGGATTGAACGAAGACCAAGTCATCGAAAAGTACGGAGAACCCGTCGAAATCCTTGATCCGCCTTCGAACCTTCCCAACGCTACAAAGCGATTTGCTTATGGTGCACTTGTGCCGGGTATGTCTAGCACCTTCAGTCTAGAGGGATCAGAGTTTATCTTCGATGAAAACGGCGTTTTGGGCTACCACAAAGTTTATTTCGGGGATGTCAACGCCCTGATAGGAAGTGGCAGCGAGTACCCCGCCCTGGTCAATGAAATTCCTGATGAGTTGAAGTCAACACTTTGCGACGTCATCAACGAACAAGTCTTTGAAGCAAAGAAGTATAATCTCATCGTCCAAAAGGCGCAGGTTGTCTGGGAACTCAACGATGAACGTTGGTGGGCAACGGTACACGCAACTTTTCCAGCTAGAGATTTTACCTCTGATAAATCAATAAAAAACTACAAACCAAAACTCAAAGACTATCACATCATGGAATTGTTAGTGACCAATCGAAATCTTGCCCCGGAACTGTTCCTCACAAAACCCAAAGAGATCGCCTATGAAAACTATTAGATACGATATCGTCACCCTTATCACCGTGATAGCGATAACCCAATACGCTTGTATTGCATCAAGTCCACAGAGACTGGCTGGGAAGCGTCTACAAGAAAAGGACTATCAAGGTGCGATAGAAGTATATCAGACGGTTGTCGACTCCAAACCTGGAACACCAGAAGCACGCCAAGTACAACTCAGCATTGCGAAATTATACATCGAAAAGATGGATCAACCCCAACAGGGTGTCCAGATTTATCAAGATCTCATCGCTGCTGCCCCCGACAGTGAAGAAGCTGCCGAAGCTCACTGGGGCTTGGGGCTTCATGCCTTCAAATCAGAAGACTATCAAGCAGCGCAACAGTTTTTTGATGCTATCGTTAATAGGTTTCCGACATCGGAACGCGGTTATAACGCCCAACTAATGTTGGCAAAAAGCTATGAGGAACTTAATGAATATCGCAAAGCGGTAGAAATCTACGGCAATGTGGCAAACCGTCACCCGGAGGGTAAACGAGCGACACAAGCATTGGTAAATAAAGCTAGAATTCAGGGGGAACGGCTTCGCGATGAAACCGCCGCCAAGCGAACCTACCAATCTATCGTCAAGCGGTATGGCAACGTTGAAGGCACAGAAGAATCCATCAGCACCGCGAAACAAGAACTTCGCATGATGGGAGCGATTATCCCCAAACCGGATGATCAGTCTCTGACACAACTGGAGCGTGCATTGGAACGTCAAAGGCAACGCCGTGAAAGAGATCGTCCACGAGGTGGGGTTGAACGCAGTCCCGCAATGGGGGAAGCACCTGACTACTCAAACTCCGGCTTCAACGTGGATCCTGAGGAGATTATGAGACCCTTTAAGACAATCATTAATGAAATGAGCGGGGCAGGTACTGAAGGGGCAGTTTACCACGACACAGTGCTTAAAATCGCCCACCTGAATTGGGATACTGAAAACTATCGGAATGCTGGAGCGTTGTATTTTCATGCAATCGGACTCGCCGAACGTCAAGGGGCACACATCGATCCGTTTAGTTATCTCCGCCTCTCCCTCTGTTACCGCAAGCTAGGTATGCATCAGCATGCTAGCGAAATGGTAAGGAAAGCAGTCAAAAAAGATGGACAGGTTCTTGACGCTATTATCAGTAGTGCTGCCAATCAATACATTGACGAAGATTACGAAAAAGCTATTGAGACTTATAACTCTGTCGTGGGGTTGAATCGATCCAAAGATCCGGAAATCTATTGGAGAATAGGGCTAGCCTACAAAAAGATGAACGATCCGCACAAAGCGGTTGAATCTTTTGAACGCGCAATCGCTGTGAAAACAGAGTATACCAAGGCACTCCAAAGTCTCGCCGAAGTGCTTCACTATCAACTGAAAAATACCGACAGAGCCGCGATCTTCCAAGACCTCGTCGATCAGAAAGGCGAAACCTACGCCGGTGAAACAGAATTAGCCAATCTCTGCTACAAATACGATAATTACGGTTGGGCAACATCGAAATATGAACTCGCAGCGCGGATTGCTCAAAAAGAAAAAACTGATGATACGACCCCATTTCAGGGGCGCGGGATAGATAACCGGGTTGTTTACGCAAAGATACATGCAGCGATGGCAGCCTACAAGGGCGAAATGGCAGATAAAGCACAAGAAATCATTGATACACTCACCTCTGAATATCCCAATCATCCACTAATACCCTATGGACAGGGGCAACTCGCCGCACTCAAAGACGACATGGATACTGCAATCGCCGCCTTCAAAACGTCAATAGAACAAGATTCAAGTTTCTATGCAGCACCTATCGCACTCGGCGAATACTATCTCTCACAGGGATATACCGATGAGACAATCGCGTTATGGAAAAAATCGCTCAGAGCCAATCCACTGAACCGTGTAGTGCGTCACCGGCTCCACGAGTTGACAAAGCGGGTTGGCTACAGATTCGAAGATGCAGAAAAATCGCGCGAGACATCGCAAGGCGAGATCGCAGCACCAACGACCTCTTCTCAAAAGAGCGTTTCCGCAGCGTCTAACGCGCCGAGGGGCAGGGAACTCCCCGCCAAGCGACGGACAATCTATCCGAAGCGTCGTCTCCCAAAATCGCAATTACCGTCCGCATTATTCGTCGGATTGAGTGAAAACCAAATCACCGATACACACGGACAACCAGCCCAAATCCTGTCCGCTGTAGCCAGTATCCCCAATTCCACAAAGCGATTAGCCTATGGCGATCCTATACACGATGCAATAGATGTCGCCACCCTTGAAGGTTCGGAGTTCATTCTTGGTGAAGAAGGAGTGCTCGGATTCCGAAAAGTCTATTCTGGAGATATAAATGCGGTGGCAGGCAGTCCAATCGAGTATCCTACCTTGGTCAGTGAAATTCCGCAAGAGTTGAATTCAACACGTTGCCATGTTATCAATGAGAAAATCATTGATACGAACAAGTACTTCCTGATTGTCCAAAAAGCACAGATAGTTTGGGAACTTGATTCGGAACGCTGGATAGCAACCGTGTACACAACCTACCCAGCCGACGATCGTAAATCAGAACGGTCCGTCAATAAGTACAAACCGAAATTGAACGATTACCACATTATGGAACTTTTGGTGACGGCTCGGGACATCCCACTTAACATTAGCCTCAAATAAGATTAAATTACTAACGACGTAGAGGAGGACAGATATGAAAATTGTTTTGAATCCCCATAGCGGGGCTATTAGATTTGGCATCTTTTTTTTAGTGGTCGCTGTGCTTGTGACAACCCAATACGCCTGCGTTTCAAAGAGTATGGACGAACAGATAGGTCAACTCATCCAAGAAAAGGACTATCAAGGCGCAGCTGATGCTTATCAGTCTGTCATCGATTCCAAACCTGGAACATCAGAAGCCCGTCAGGCGCAATTGGGTATTGCCAAACTATATATCGAAAAAATGGATCAACCCCAACTGGGCATCAAAGTTTACCAAGATCTTCTTGCCACTGTCCCCGACAGCGACGAAGCTGCCGAAGCTCACTGGCGTTTGGGGCTTCATGCCTTCAAGTCGAAAGACTATCAAGCGGCACAACAATCTTTTGACACCATCGTCAATAACTTTCCAGCGTCAGAACGTAGTCATAACGCCCAACTGATGCTGGCAAAAAGCTATGAAGAAGCCAGCAATTATGAGAAAGCCGCGGAAGTTTACGATAACGTGGCAAATCGCCACCCGGAGGGTAAACGCGCGACACAGGCGTTGGTCAATAAAGCCAGAATTGAACAGGAATATCTCAATAATCAAGCCGCCGCTACGCAAACATACCAGTCCCTCGTTAAGCAGTATGGAGCGATCGACGGCACAGAAGAATCGGTTGAGGAAGCGAAAAAGGCTCTCCAATTGATAGGGGCAAGTATCCCCAGACCAGATGAACCAGACGCACAGGAACTTGCAACGGAATATAGCCGCAGATCAAATTATCGGGAGCGACGCCGTGCCGAACGCGATGAGGCAGGCTTTGAGTCTAGCCCGGCAACGGGGATCCCAAAAGACATTCCAGAATCTGGTTTCGGCGTGAATCCCGAAGAAATCATGGGACCTTATAAGGAGACGATTATGCAAGAAGGTACCGCGGATCAGGACTTCGCGCCCGAAGTTTATCACGACACGGTGCTTAAAATTGCTTTCTTGAAATTGCAGTTTCAAGAGTATCGAGACGCCGGTGCATTATTCTTTTATGCAATTGAACTCGCTAAACGTGAGAAGGCACGGATTGATCCATATAGTTTTCTCCGTCTATCGGTTTGCTATCGGAAAGTAGGCCTGTACCAGCGCGCGGCAAAAGTGTTGAGAGAAGCAGTGAGAAGAGATGTAAGCGTTCTTGAGGCTGTCGTTGTAACAGGAGACAACCAGTATATAGATGAAGAGTATGAACGAGCCATTGAGACCTACAACTCTATTGTAGGACTAAATCGCAGCAAAGACCCGGAGCTTTATTGGAGATTAGGGCTTGTCTACCAGAAGATGGGCAATTACGAAAAAGAAGCAGAATTTTGCGAACGTGCAATCGCCTCTAGAACGGACTACACCGACGCGCTCCAGAGTCTCGCGTATGTACTCTTCCGCCATCTCAACGATAAAAACCGCGCAAGAATTTTTGACGAACTCGCTAGGGGGCAAAGTAATAGTTACGAGGGCGAAATAGAGCTCGGTGCAATCTGCTACAAGTACGGCAACTATACCTGGGCAAAGACAAAATATCAAGCTGCTGCACGGTTCGCAGAACGGCAGAAAAAAGATTCAATGTCACCCCCAGAACAACGCCTCCTCGGCAGCCGGATTGTCTACGCAAAGGTACATGCAGCGATGGCGTTCTACAAAAACGGGATGGAAGATAAGGGACAGGAAATATTCGATGCACTTGCCGCCGAATATCCCGATCACCCACTGACCTCCTACGGAAATGGGCAGCTAGCGCTCCTCAAAGGAGATACCGATACCGCTATTGCAGAGTTCAAAGCATCAATGGAAAAGGACCCGAAATCTCACGCAGCCCCCATTGCTCTCGGCGAATACTATCTCTCACAAGGATATATCGATGAAGCAAAAGCATTGTGGAGTGGATTCCTCAAAGCCAACCCCCGCAATCGTGTGGTGCGTCAACGGCTAGGTACCTTGAATAGGCAGCTTGAAGCGGGAACAAGTTCGAATTAGAACTTGACCTATCGAAAGGAATAACAAACTGAATGCAAGAACTCGCAGAGATCCTAAAACCGGTTGAGGGGATCGCCCGAGAAGCCGGTCAAATTTTAATGGATTACTATGGAGAAATTCGTCAGATTGATTATAAGGGTATTGGTGATATCGTAACCGAGGCAGACAAAGCCGCTGAAAAACTCATCACAGAACGATTAGAATCCCGTTTTCCAGACTATGCCACGCTCGGCGAGGAGTTTGGGATGTCGGACGTAAAATCGGATAACTGTTGGGTCACAGATCCACTGGACGGAACAGCAAACTATGCGGCGCGTTGTCCAATCTTTGCGGTTGCCATTGGGCTACTACACAACGGCGCCCCAATTCTCGGTGTAGTGTTTGATCCCAACACCGATCGGATGTTCAGCGCAGTCAAGGGCGGAGGGGCTACGTTGAACGGGGGCTCTATCCGGGTCAACGACCGCGCAAAATTAGATCCCATTGGGCTATTCGGATTTGGGTCGCCGGTCCTCGAAACGCTCCACCCGTTCATACAAAAGTGTGGTAAAGGACGCAGCCTCGGTTCCGCAGCACTCCATATCTGCTCGGTTGCTACCGGTTACTTTGATGGAAGTTTCGACCTCTATACAAAACTCTGGGACATCGCTGCGGCGGCTGTTATTCTACAAGAAGCCGGTGGCATTATGACTCATCCGTCGGGTGCACCATTGTTTCCGTTATCATCAGAATCCTCCGCCTATCAAGGGCATGATGTCCCCTTTCTCGCAACCAATGGAAGGATACATGAGGAATGCCTAAAAACTCTCGAAGAAAATAAAGATAACTTGCAACCATAAGGAGATCTCCCTTCCATGTCCGTTCCAAAACTATCTGTGAGTAACCCCGTCCTAGCGAATCTATTCATGATCATCATCATCATATTCGGTGTCTACGCCTGGATTGTTCTTCCCAGAGAATTGACCCCCGAAATCTCTTTCAATTCCGCAACAGTAACTACACTCTATCCCGGCGCTTCTTCCGAAGATGTTGAAAAACTAGTCACGGTACCAATTGAGGACGCAATCGAAGAGAGCGTTAACAACATTGATATCGTTTTATCGGTCTCATCAGAGGGAAGGTCATTAATCACTATCCAGTTTGAGGAAATTAGCGACCGCGATTTTGATAAAGAATTCCAGAACCTGCGGACGGCAGTTGATAGAGTCAATGATCTCCCGACTGAGATTCTAGATGAACCCCAGGTAGAGGAGATTGATATATCAAGCGGTTTTCCGATGTTGACCATCGTCGTCGGTGGAGAAATTTCGGAAGATCAGATGAGGGAAATTGCTGAGGATCTGAAAGATGAGATTCTTGAAATTAAAAACGTCTCTGCCGTCCGACTAGCAGGCGTGCGGGAAAGGGAGATCTGGGTCGAAGTCGATCCAGACCAGTTAAAGGCATATCGTTTACCGATTGAACAGGTCATCAACGCGCTGAGAACCCACAATCTGAATCTGCCCGCGGGCACACTAGAGATGGGAGCGTCAGAATACCTAGTACGCACAATGGGGGAGTTTAGCAATCTACAGGAGATTGGAAACACGATTATACGTGCTCGACCCGCCGGAACGCCGTTGCGGGTACGTGATGTTGCGACCGTCTCCGATACTTATGAAAAGCCACGCACACTATCGCGCGTCAACGGTCAGCCATCGATCAGCCTATCTGTCCAAAAGAAGACGGAGGGCAATACTATCAAACTGGTCGAGCAGATTCGAGAACTGGTCGAACGGCGCAAAAGTGACCTGCCAGACGGAGCTGAACTCTCGGCGGTGAACGACTATTCCGTTATTTTAAGAGAACGGTTAGGAATTCTAGAAAACAATGCCGTTTTTGGACTAATCTTGGTCGTTGTCCTGCTCTATATCTTTATGGGATGGCGCAACGCGTTCTTTGCGGCATTAGGTATTCCCGTTGCATTTATGGCAACTTTCTTCTTTCTGCATTGGTCCGGATATTCTCTCAGCGGTGTCACGTTATTCGGTTTAATCCTCGTAGTTGGCATCGTTGTCGATGATGCAATCGTTGTCATTGAAAATGTGTTCCGTCGTATTCAGGAGGGGATGCCCCCCAAAGAAGCCGCTATCACTGGAGCCCAAGAGGTAAGCTGGCCCGTTCTA
Proteins encoded in this window:
- a CDS encoding tetratricopeptide repeat protein, whose protein sequence is MKIVLNPHSGAIRFGIFFLVVAVLVTTQYACVSKSMDEQIGQLIQEKDYQGAADAYQSVIDSKPGTSEARQAQLGIAKLYIEKMDQPQLGIKVYQDLLATVPDSDEAAEAHWRLGLHAFKSKDYQAAQQSFDTIVNNFPASERSHNAQLMLAKSYEEASNYEKAAEVYDNVANRHPEGKRATQALVNKARIEQEYLNNQAAATQTYQSLVKQYGAIDGTEESVEEAKKALQLIGASIPRPDEPDAQELATEYSRRSNYRERRRAERDEAGFESSPATGIPKDIPESGFGVNPEEIMGPYKETIMQEGTADQDFAPEVYHDTVLKIAFLKLQFQEYRDAGALFFYAIELAKREKARIDPYSFLRLSVCYRKVGLYQRAAKVLREAVRRDVSVLEAVVVTGDNQYIDEEYERAIETYNSIVGLNRSKDPELYWRLGLVYQKMGNYEKEAEFCERAIASRTDYTDALQSLAYVLFRHLNDKNRARIFDELARGQSNSYEGEIELGAICYKYGNYTWAKTKYQAAARFAERQKKDSMSPPEQRLLGSRIVYAKVHAAMAFYKNGMEDKGQEIFDALAAEYPDHPLTSYGNGQLALLKGDTDTAIAEFKASMEKDPKSHAAPIALGEYYLSQGYIDEAKALWSGFLKANPRNRVVRQRLGTLNRQLEAGTSSN
- a CDS encoding tetratricopeptide repeat protein, giving the protein MKTIKSYVPASPIMRMTILAMISIIAILQYACLSTSTQRQAEKLAHEKNYQGAIDAYQAVISSKAGTPEAYRAQLGIARLYIDKMDQPQLGVKAYRDLIAAAPDSGEAAEAHYRLGIYYFRTKDYESAQQSFDAIVNKFPNLGNLSHNAQLMLAKSYEEAGAYKKAIATYDNVVNRHPDSDRAAQAITNKAKIQKDHLKDRIAAEQTYKSLITEYNNVEGAEEAIDDARQALESMGARIPQPEIDSGTAYDRAQERRMKRRERDRPRGGAELSPAMGYDAYGDSGFGITPEEVIREFGNPWEGGGHGRSGQNDDETQTMIKVVADINFLIKKYRNAGTLYFRAIEVAKESHRKIDPYDYIRLSVCYRKVGMHQQAVETLREGARKNVMVLEAVITSSTNDYHDGEYERVLEALQPIAGLHRTRDPEIYWRLGLTYKKMGDLYKAVEAFERSIASDTDYTDSIQSLAEMLNYQLKERERAIIFQDIIDTQGHTWIGEKELGDICYKYGNYLRAKSKYETAVRIAQREKESGDITPSERRKLNNQILYAKIHAAMADYQNDGSTQAQERMDALAAEHPDHPLVAYGRGQMALLKGDVETAIATFETTIETDPASDAAPIALGEYYLSQKNPDAAIGVWEGVLKTYPQNQGVRRRLNTLKQQRLEQSREAEADVNSDQPGRTAALTKKKRQSFLPARRRTIYPKNRIPKSQLPSALFVGLNEDQVIEKYGEPVEILDPPSNLPNATKRFAYGALVPGMSSTFSLEGSEFIFDENGVLGYHKVYFGDVNALIGSGSEYPALVNEIPDELKSTLCDVINEQVFEAKKYNLIVQKAQVVWELNDERWWATVHATFPARDFTSDKSIKNYKPKLKDYHIMELLVTNRNLAPELFLTKPKEIAYENY
- a CDS encoding inositol monophosphatase, whose amino-acid sequence is MQELAEILKPVEGIAREAGQILMDYYGEIRQIDYKGIGDIVTEADKAAEKLITERLESRFPDYATLGEEFGMSDVKSDNCWVTDPLDGTANYAARCPIFAVAIGLLHNGAPILGVVFDPNTDRMFSAVKGGGATLNGGSIRVNDRAKLDPIGLFGFGSPVLETLHPFIQKCGKGRSLGSAALHICSVATGYFDGSFDLYTKLWDIAAAAVILQEAGGIMTHPSGAPLFPLSSESSAYQGHDVPFLATNGRIHEECLKTLEENKDNLQP
- a CDS encoding tetratricopeptide repeat protein, encoding MKTIRYDIVTLITVIAITQYACIASSPQRLAGKRLQEKDYQGAIEVYQTVVDSKPGTPEARQVQLSIAKLYIEKMDQPQQGVQIYQDLIAAAPDSEEAAEAHWGLGLHAFKSEDYQAAQQFFDAIVNRFPTSERGYNAQLMLAKSYEELNEYRKAVEIYGNVANRHPEGKRATQALVNKARIQGERLRDETAAKRTYQSIVKRYGNVEGTEESISTAKQELRMMGAIIPKPDDQSLTQLERALERQRQRRERDRPRGGVERSPAMGEAPDYSNSGFNVDPEEIMRPFKTIINEMSGAGTEGAVYHDTVLKIAHLNWDTENYRNAGALYFHAIGLAERQGAHIDPFSYLRLSLCYRKLGMHQHASEMVRKAVKKDGQVLDAIISSAANQYIDEDYEKAIETYNSVVGLNRSKDPEIYWRIGLAYKKMNDPHKAVESFERAIAVKTEYTKALQSLAEVLHYQLKNTDRAAIFQDLVDQKGETYAGETELANLCYKYDNYGWATSKYELAARIAQKEKTDDTTPFQGRGIDNRVVYAKIHAAMAAYKGEMADKAQEIIDTLTSEYPNHPLIPYGQGQLAALKDDMDTAIAAFKTSIEQDSSFYAAPIALGEYYLSQGYTDETIALWKKSLRANPLNRVVRHRLHELTKRVGYRFEDAEKSRETSQGEIAAPTTSSQKSVSAASNAPRGRELPAKRRTIYPKRRLPKSQLPSALFVGLSENQITDTHGQPAQILSAVASIPNSTKRLAYGDPIHDAIDVATLEGSEFILGEEGVLGFRKVYSGDINAVAGSPIEYPTLVSEIPQELNSTRCHVINEKIIDTNKYFLIVQKAQIVWELDSERWIATVYTTYPADDRKSERSVNKYKPKLNDYHIMELLVTARDIPLNISLK